Proteins from a genomic interval of Paenibacillus sp. FSL H8-0048:
- a CDS encoding stalk domain-containing protein, with translation MFKRIAAVFLSVMLFAAGAGVLTSHNVSAAGSLRIIVNGQELQTAGASAYTDGPDAMLPLRETVEALKYKVTFSGATGTFLLERFQESIQFRLSGKELVMDGKNKVPFTGGFELKQKKAYAPLTFFAAIGLVTSYNPETGQVEVYTPEVMAGAVAGLLVTGNYPALKERYYAKDAEPAALPVLQQSWEGISTPAGSFLGVKSTTSTQQDGVMTIVSVLSFTKAEAVLTLELGASGKLSELTLTPVQAASEVWASPAQP, from the coding sequence TTGTTCAAAAGAATCGCAGCCGTATTCCTTAGTGTAATGTTATTTGCAGCAGGAGCAGGTGTATTGACCAGTCATAATGTTAGTGCCGCCGGCAGCTTGAGGATTATCGTGAACGGACAGGAATTGCAGACGGCTGGGGCATCGGCTTATACAGACGGACCGGATGCCATGCTTCCACTACGGGAGACGGTAGAAGCTCTCAAGTATAAGGTCACCTTTAGTGGAGCTACCGGGACGTTCCTGCTGGAACGGTTCCAGGAGAGCATTCAGTTCAGACTCTCCGGTAAGGAGCTTGTGATGGATGGCAAGAACAAAGTCCCGTTTACAGGCGGCTTTGAGTTAAAACAAAAAAAGGCGTACGCGCCGCTGACTTTTTTTGCAGCAATCGGGTTAGTCACTTCCTATAATCCGGAAACAGGCCAGGTTGAAGTATATACACCAGAGGTAATGGCAGGTGCCGTAGCAGGACTGCTTGTAACCGGTAACTATCCGGCGCTGAAGGAGCGGTATTACGCCAAGGATGCAGAGCCCGCTGCTCTTCCGGTGCTCCAGCAAAGCTGGGAAGGAATCAGCACGCCGGCGGGCAGTTTCCTGGGAGTGAAATCGACCACAAGCACACAGCAGGATGGAGTAATGACGATTGTAAGCGTATTGTCATTCACCAAAGCGGAGGCTGTACTGACTCTGGAACTAGGTGCTTCCGGCAAGCTCAGCGAGCTGACTCTAACGCCGGTTCAGGCAGCCAGTGAAGTATGGGCCAGCCCGGCCCAACCCTAG
- a CDS encoding enoyl-CoA hydratase/isomerase family protein, with amino-acid sequence MTERRMIGPTKFEEYSEKYKEFLLMTRRDGILEVRLHTDGGSYTHNWEAHTAWSHAWSDIGRDPENEVMIITGTGDKWLIGDPEVWNTKFMDWPKQKKLEQYHESLRLLENLIFCIDIPTIGAVNGPGTHCELATLCDITICTEDADFFDPHYLGGTPPGDGMLLTLQNMIGFKKAAYYAYTGKNINGQTALDLGIVSEVLPREKLLPRAWELAEMIMQAPRSTRHLSHSIISRPWKQALVADQGFQLAHQMYDMAIDEEGALERLKKMQGRLRGDDVQ; translated from the coding sequence ATGACAGAGAGACGTATGATTGGACCCACCAAATTCGAAGAGTACTCGGAGAAATACAAGGAATTCCTGTTAATGACCCGCCGTGACGGAATCCTTGAAGTGCGTCTGCACACGGATGGAGGTTCGTACACGCACAATTGGGAAGCTCATACCGCATGGTCTCATGCCTGGTCAGATATTGGCCGCGACCCTGAGAACGAAGTCATGATTATTACGGGAACCGGGGATAAATGGCTGATTGGCGACCCTGAGGTCTGGAATACGAAATTCATGGACTGGCCGAAGCAAAAGAAGCTCGAACAGTATCATGAATCACTGAGACTGCTTGAGAATCTGATCTTCTGCATTGACATCCCGACCATCGGGGCGGTCAACGGGCCGGGAACGCACTGTGAGCTTGCAACGCTCTGCGATATTACCATTTGTACGGAAGACGCGGACTTCTTCGATCCGCATTATCTGGGAGGCACGCCTCCGGGAGATGGAATGCTGCTCACACTGCAGAACATGATCGGTTTCAAAAAAGCAGCCTATTACGCCTACACCGGCAAGAATATCAATGGTCAGACCGCCTTGGATCTGGGTATCGTCAGTGAAGTGCTGCCCCGCGAAAAGCTTCTTCCACGCGCTTGGGAGCTGGCGGAGATGATCATGCAGGCACCGCGTTCAACAAGACATCTGTCTCACTCCATTATCTCCCGGCCATGGAAGCAGGCTCTGGTCGCCGATCAGGGATTCCAGCTTGCCCACCAGATGTACGACATGGCCATTGATGAAGAAGGAGCGCTGGAGCGGCTGAAGAAAATGCAAGGACGCCTGAGGGGCGACGATGTTCAATAG
- a CDS encoding TetR/AcrR family transcriptional regulator, with protein MAKPDGKTDSTDKDTKQNILDATVDLIREEGFRCITLRSIAARAETNLALVNYYYGSKEKLFGDAVKQLMATFDDAFKVLEDTSLPPKERLKLFFKRYIVNLGRYPGMARQMLDQRHHIMGSHDEYAKYSKLMRIERILDALGEITGEQDRDKLMMMNMQIYGAIVFPVIMVSSLPKEREDLQQIFRLAPLEEQIDGLFELYFHKYH; from the coding sequence ATGGCCAAACCGGACGGTAAGACGGATTCAACGGATAAAGATACGAAGCAGAATATTCTGGATGCCACCGTGGACTTAATCCGTGAGGAGGGATTCCGCTGCATCACCCTGCGCAGTATCGCAGCGCGGGCAGAGACCAATCTGGCGCTGGTGAACTACTACTACGGCTCCAAGGAGAAGCTGTTCGGCGATGCGGTCAAGCAGCTTATGGCGACTTTTGACGATGCCTTTAAGGTCCTGGAGGATACATCTTTGCCGCCAAAAGAGCGCTTGAAGCTGTTCTTCAAGCGGTACATTGTCAATCTGGGCCGCTATCCCGGCATGGCCCGGCAGATGCTTGACCAGCGGCATCATATCATGGGCTCTCATGATGAATATGCGAAATATTCCAAGCTGATGCGGATTGAGCGGATTCTGGACGCACTTGGGGAGATTACCGGAGAACAGGACCGCGATAAGCTCATGATGATGAATATGCAGATCTACGGGGCGATTGTCTTCCCGGTAATTATGGTGAGCAGCTTGCCGAAGGAGCGTGAGGATCTTCAGCAGATTTTCAGGCTGGCCCCGCTGGAGGAACAGATTGACGGGTTGTTTGAGCTGTATTTTCACAAATATCATTAA
- a CDS encoding transcriptional regulator, protein MKIKLGIITPESHMDYFRAIEEEMRPLCQFRFLTISNFRETTDIYLKNLDSVDGFVISGRMLYEAIDKECLDDKVPVHILHDDENLLYRELFRLLVTEPELDISRVYVDYAYVIESFSEFQQYLTHEGKPVNSGNLLERVETMLENHITLWEDKKIDLSITAFGHFVPELQKHGVKYILIRPTLESVKETISEIINEITILKLKNQRAVVACLSVQHEQQSSEEELHELNVLVGNFLRSVNLADTAQISEGYVRLYTTYGNFMRITSNAHNCSLLEYLEERIQGKVKIGWGSGHEYFQANVNATKAHRQAEAYTGSSSFFIDENQKVAGPMRSMNVIQFSEQGDPEIIDLAKRIGINNINLQKIISYAEIMRTNKLSSEDVAQCLSMTVKGANRILNKIEESKQVQTVFEKRDNSKGRPKKYYELLFLSSDGRKLSG, encoded by the coding sequence ATGAAAATCAAGCTGGGTATTATCACGCCAGAGTCCCATATGGATTATTTCCGCGCCATTGAAGAAGAAATGCGGCCCCTATGCCAATTCCGCTTCCTTACCATCAGCAACTTCCGGGAAACAACGGACATTTATCTCAAAAACCTGGATTCGGTCGATGGATTTGTGATCAGCGGGAGGATGCTTTACGAGGCTATCGACAAGGAATGCCTGGATGACAAGGTACCTGTTCACATTTTGCATGATGATGAGAATCTGCTGTACAGAGAGCTTTTCCGGCTGCTGGTTACCGAACCTGAACTTGATATCTCCCGGGTCTATGTGGATTATGCGTATGTTATTGAGTCCTTCAGCGAATTCCAGCAATATCTGACTCATGAAGGAAAGCCCGTTAACAGCGGAAATCTGCTGGAGCGGGTGGAGACCATGCTGGAGAACCATATCACGCTGTGGGAAGATAAGAAAATAGACCTGTCCATCACGGCCTTCGGTCACTTTGTTCCAGAACTCCAAAAGCACGGCGTCAAATATATCTTAATCCGGCCTACACTGGAGAGCGTTAAAGAGACCATCAGCGAGATCATTAACGAAATTACCATCCTCAAGCTTAAGAACCAGAGGGCAGTGGTCGCATGTCTATCGGTCCAACATGAGCAGCAGTCGTCCGAAGAGGAGCTTCACGAGCTGAACGTCCTGGTCGGCAATTTTCTGCGCAGCGTGAATCTGGCAGACACGGCCCAAATCTCAGAAGGCTATGTCAGACTGTATACCACCTACGGCAATTTCATGAGAATTACCTCTAACGCTCATAATTGTTCCCTGCTGGAGTATCTGGAGGAGCGCATACAGGGCAAGGTGAAGATCGGGTGGGGCTCGGGGCATGAATATTTTCAAGCGAACGTTAACGCCACCAAGGCTCACAGACAGGCGGAAGCCTATACGGGCAGTTCCAGCTTTTTCATAGACGAGAATCAGAAGGTTGCCGGCCCCATGCGTAGCATGAATGTCATCCAGTTCTCTGAACAGGGGGACCCGGAAATCATCGACTTAGCCAAGAGGATCGGAATCAACAACATCAATTTGCAGAAAATCATATCCTACGCAGAAATCATGCGGACCAATAAGCTATCCTCTGAGGATGTTGCACAGTGCCTGTCCATGACCGTCAAAGGTGCCAACCGAATTCTTAACAAAATTGAGGAAAGCAAACAAGTACAAACGGTATTTGAAAAAAGGGACAACAGTAAGGGGCGGCCCAAAAAATATTATGAGCTGTTGTTTCTCAGCAGTGATGGGCGCAAATTAAGCGGATGA
- a CDS encoding M15 family metallopeptidase codes for MNKLRDTGTRLGLLLGVMIVSGAVFLGVKTTATAAPVTPETPFTSSTVVKKNNLPGGFVYLDEVLPSAQYEIRYYSENNFTGTRVDGYKAPLAIFSKTAAAALKKVSENLEQKGYILRIYDAYRPQQAVNHFVRWSQDAADLKMKPQYYPKLDKRNLFKLGFIAKKSGHSRGSTIDLTLAHKDTGKLVDMGSPYDFFGEISYYNTTLISSTQHVNRKLLKDAMVKQGFKPYAKEWWHFTLIKEPYPKQYFNFKVE; via the coding sequence GTGAACAAGCTGCGAGATACAGGCACAAGACTCGGATTACTGCTAGGAGTTATGATTGTAAGCGGGGCTGTGTTTCTGGGTGTCAAGACAACAGCTACAGCAGCGCCCGTGACTCCTGAGACACCGTTTACATCAAGTACAGTTGTGAAGAAAAATAATCTTCCCGGCGGTTTTGTCTATCTGGATGAGGTACTTCCCTCGGCGCAATATGAGATCCGTTATTATAGTGAGAATAATTTTACCGGCACCAGGGTGGACGGATATAAAGCACCGCTCGCGATCTTCTCGAAGACTGCCGCCGCTGCGCTGAAGAAGGTTAGCGAAAATCTGGAGCAGAAGGGTTATATCCTGCGGATCTATGATGCTTACCGTCCGCAGCAAGCCGTTAATCACTTCGTGCGCTGGTCACAGGATGCCGCCGATCTGAAGATGAAGCCGCAATATTATCCGAAGCTGGACAAGCGGAATCTGTTCAAGCTGGGCTTCATCGCCAAGAAATCCGGGCACTCCCGGGGCAGCACGATCGACCTGACCCTGGCCCACAAAGATACAGGCAAGCTGGTGGATATGGGCAGCCCTTATGATTTTTTCGGCGAAATCTCTTACTATAATACGACGCTCATCAGCAGCACCCAGCATGTGAACCGGAAGCTGCTGAAGGATGCGATGGTGAAGCAGGGCTTCAAGCCCTACGCCAAGGAATGGTGGCATTTCACACTGATTAAGGAGCCATACCCGAAGCAATATTTTAACTTCAAAGTGGAGTAG
- a CDS encoding M20 metallopeptidase family protein: MFIVSEEAEDLTSMAHQLQDKMVMYRHHLHTVPELDLSLPKTTAYVKEALESMGLKPAPVGESGLTVTIGGQHDGKVVLIRADMDALPISEETELSYASLNGNMHACGHDMHTSMLLGAAEILKANEAELRGTVKLMFQPGEETLHGAKMMLENGILDNPKVDAAMMLHVLTGMPLPLGQFVVPEEGGAISASSDWFEIIIRGRGSHGAMPEAAVDPLNVAAHLHLALQGILSREISPIEHAVLTIGVMEGGTTNNVIPDTARLKGSVRTFNTALRDKMETRIREITAGIGETFQAKMEVIYTLGCPEVKTDGGLNEQMRASIANTFGENSYIGITQLVPGGKLMGSEDFAFVSQAVPSTTVFLNAGNIEDGYSYPVHHPKTMFSDEVLHRGAAAYAAFARDWLERNS; encoded by the coding sequence ATGTTCATTGTGAGTGAAGAAGCTGAAGACTTAACGAGTATGGCTCATCAGCTGCAGGACAAAATGGTCATGTACAGGCATCATCTTCATACGGTTCCGGAGCTTGATCTAAGTTTACCTAAGACTACTGCATACGTAAAAGAGGCATTGGAATCGATGGGGCTGAAGCCCGCTCCCGTCGGGGAATCAGGGCTAACAGTTACCATTGGCGGACAGCATGACGGGAAGGTGGTTCTGATCCGTGCGGATATGGACGCTTTGCCCATTTCAGAGGAAACGGAGCTCTCTTACGCGTCGTTGAATGGAAATATGCATGCCTGTGGGCATGACATGCACACTTCCATGCTGCTCGGAGCTGCGGAGATCCTGAAGGCTAACGAAGCTGAGCTTCGCGGGACGGTTAAGCTTATGTTCCAGCCGGGCGAGGAAACGCTGCACGGGGCAAAGATGATGCTGGAGAATGGGATTCTGGACAATCCCAAGGTGGATGCAGCCATGATGCTCCATGTGTTGACCGGAATGCCGCTTCCTCTCGGACAATTTGTAGTGCCTGAGGAAGGTGGAGCGATCTCTGCTTCTTCGGATTGGTTCGAAATCATCATCCGGGGGAGGGGCTCCCATGGAGCGATGCCGGAGGCCGCAGTGGACCCCTTAAATGTGGCTGCTCATCTACATCTGGCGCTGCAGGGTATCCTCAGCCGGGAAATATCGCCGATTGAACATGCAGTCCTTACCATCGGTGTGATGGAAGGCGGAACTACGAACAATGTAATTCCCGATACGGCCAGATTGAAAGGCAGTGTACGTACATTTAACACCGCATTGCGGGATAAAATGGAGACCCGTATCCGTGAAATTACCGCAGGGATCGGAGAAACTTTTCAGGCAAAGATGGAAGTGATCTATACACTTGGTTGTCCTGAGGTGAAAACGGATGGCGGACTTAATGAGCAAATGAGGGCTTCGATTGCCAACACTTTTGGCGAGAATTCCTACATCGGCATCACCCAGCTGGTACCCGGCGGCAAATTAATGGGCTCGGAAGACTTCGCCTTTGTCTCACAGGCGGTGCCAAGTACCACAGTGTTTCTTAACGCAGGCAATATCGAAGATGGTTATAGTTACCCTGTACACCATCCTAAGACAATGTTCTCGGATGAGGTGCTTCATAGAGGGGCTGCGGCTTATGCAGCTTTTGCCAGAGACTGGCTTGAACGAAACAGTTAA
- a CDS encoding LysR family transcriptional regulator has product MSLIKYEVFLKVVELGSLTRAAEVLGFTQSGISHTLSSLEHEFGFPLLVRSRSGVKLTVNGEQVLQPIREILNWNEQLKQQVADIHGLETGTITIGTFTSVSVHWLPDIIKQFREEYPYIEFKLMEGGYLEIEQWIEAGVVDCGFLSLPTREKFEVFPLKQDRMLAILSMDHPLSKAPYMPLAQIAYEDFIIPKPGSDYDVQRVLEKAGIKPNVKFSAGDDYAIIAMVEKGLGISILPELVTGFQHERVAMLELEERSFRSLGIAVNSMKYASPATRRFLQHVQHWSSSQEAV; this is encoded by the coding sequence ATGAGTCTGATTAAGTACGAAGTGTTCCTGAAAGTGGTGGAGCTGGGCAGTCTGACGCGGGCCGCAGAGGTGCTGGGCTTCACCCAATCCGGCATCAGCCACACACTGAGCAGCCTGGAGCACGAGTTCGGCTTCCCGCTGCTCGTGCGCAGCCGTTCGGGCGTGAAGCTGACGGTGAACGGGGAGCAGGTGCTTCAGCCGATCAGGGAGATTCTGAACTGGAATGAGCAGCTGAAGCAGCAGGTAGCGGATATTCACGGGCTGGAGACAGGGACGATTACGATCGGTACCTTTACCAGTGTCTCTGTCCATTGGCTGCCAGATATCATCAAGCAGTTCCGTGAGGAATATCCGTACATTGAGTTCAAGCTGATGGAGGGCGGTTATCTGGAGATTGAGCAGTGGATCGAGGCCGGGGTGGTTGATTGCGGCTTTCTATCCTTGCCAACCCGCGAGAAATTCGAGGTGTTCCCGCTGAAGCAGGACCGGATGCTGGCTATCCTCTCTATGGACCATCCGCTGAGCAAAGCGCCTTATATGCCGCTGGCTCAGATCGCCTACGAGGACTTCATCATTCCGAAGCCAGGTTCGGATTATGATGTGCAGCGGGTGCTGGAGAAGGCGGGCATCAAGCCGAACGTCAAGTTCTCGGCCGGGGACGATTATGCCATTATTGCCATGGTGGAAAAAGGCCTGGGCATCAGCATCCTCCCGGAGCTGGTCACCGGGTTCCAGCATGAGCGTGTTGCCATGCTTGAGCTGGAGGAGCGGAGCTTCCGTTCGCTTGGCATCGCGGTCAACTCGATGAAATATGCTTCACCGGCCACGCGGCGGTTTTTGCAGCATGTGCAGCACTGGTCGTCCAGCCAAGAAGCCGTTTAA
- a CDS encoding DMT family transporter: MKPLKAELMLIVVTLFWGSSYLFMKLGLGTLGEFNLIALRFGLAFILAGLLFRKRLRSVNARTLKYGALLGFLLLGVFTCITFGLKTTTTSNAGFLVALTVVFVPVLEVLVFRKKVAPPQIFGAVLAISGIGLLTLNGSLQIQPGDLLCILSAVFYAVQILVTGRAVKTCDSLNIGILQLGFAGGYALILSAIFETPSLPSTLPGWIAILALGIFCSACGFILQPVAQKYTTPTRTGLIFALEPVFAAFFGYLFVHEQLSLQGYTGAALVLLGILASELLGKLHMVPPARLLRKRRAHL; encoded by the coding sequence ATGAAGCCGCTGAAGGCCGAGCTAATGCTCATTGTAGTAACACTGTTCTGGGGCTCCTCCTACCTGTTCATGAAGCTGGGACTGGGTACACTGGGAGAATTCAATCTGATCGCACTGCGCTTCGGGCTGGCTTTCATTCTTGCGGGGCTGCTGTTCCGCAAACGGCTGCGCAGTGTGAATGCCAGAACCTTGAAATACGGAGCCTTGCTCGGCTTCCTGCTGCTTGGCGTATTCACCTGCATTACCTTCGGGCTGAAGACCACAACGACCTCTAATGCCGGTTTCCTGGTCGCTCTGACTGTTGTGTTCGTTCCGGTGCTGGAGGTTCTGGTCTTCCGCAAAAAAGTCGCACCCCCGCAGATCTTCGGCGCCGTTCTCGCCATCAGCGGCATCGGGCTGCTTACGCTGAACGGATCGCTGCAAATCCAGCCTGGTGATCTCCTCTGTATTCTGTCCGCAGTATTCTACGCGGTGCAGATTCTAGTGACGGGCCGGGCGGTCAAGACCTGCGACTCACTAAATATCGGCATTCTGCAGCTAGGCTTCGCCGGGGGCTATGCCCTGATTCTATCCGCTATCTTCGAGACCCCTTCGCTGCCGTCCACCCTTCCGGGCTGGATCGCGATTCTGGCTCTGGGGATCTTTTGCAGCGCCTGCGGGTTCATCCTGCAGCCGGTTGCCCAGAAGTACACTACACCGACCCGCACCGGTCTGATCTTCGCACTGGAGCCGGTATTCGCCGCCTTCTTCGGTTACTTGTTCGTACACGAACAGCTCTCGCTCCAGGGCTATACCGGTGCCGCCCTTGTGCTGCTTGGCATTCTGGCCTCAGAGCTGCTGGGCAAGCTGCATATGGTTCCTCCGGCAAGGCTGCTGAGGAAGCGGCGGGCGCACTTATAG
- a CDS encoding PadR family transcriptional regulator, which yields MKVSKELLKGSTGTMILTLLLDRPLYGYELIKELEQRSQGVFALKEGTLYPILHAMESERWVEAYWMEVDGRRRKYYRLRDEGKHKLQEKKAEWALFKGAMDTVLGEGSG from the coding sequence ATGAAGGTAAGCAAAGAATTGCTGAAGGGGAGCACAGGTACGATGATCCTCACTCTGCTGCTGGACAGGCCGCTGTATGGGTACGAGCTGATTAAGGAGCTGGAGCAGCGCTCGCAGGGAGTTTTTGCGCTGAAGGAGGGTACGCTCTACCCGATTCTCCATGCGATGGAGAGTGAACGCTGGGTGGAAGCGTATTGGATGGAGGTAGACGGACGCAGACGCAAATATTACCGGCTACGGGATGAAGGCAAGCATAAGCTGCAGGAGAAGAAGGCGGAATGGGCGCTGTTCAAGGGTGCCATGGATACCGTTCTGGGGGAGGGCAGCGGATGA
- a CDS encoding DHA2 family efflux MFS transporter permease subunit, with the protein MNPSNTAAAEAPFSLRAILPPLLAIIVGMIMVILDSTAVNVAVPNLVQYFDTDLKTVQWAITGYTLALAAVIPLAGYMTDRFGSKQVFLTTIAMFVLGSVLCSVAQTSGQLVLFRVIQGLGGGMVAPIGMAMVFRLAPPERRGSIMGMLGIPMLLAPALGPILSGWLVEYVSWHWIFLINLPIGIVGIILGLKYLPVTEKKGRAHLDIFGIILAPLAFSMLAYGVNQGGGESWTSTGAIVGLSVGGAALIVFVIVELLQKHPLLELRVFRSSDFTRGIILSWVTQAALFGSMLFVPLYLQQIRNYTPLETGLILLPQALASGVGMPLGGRLFDRIGARPLVFVGLSIISTALFLLSGVTVDTSLPIIMLCLVMMGLGMGLSMMPVNTHVLNSAPREWVNRVTPLTAAAQQVVVSFAVAGMTGYLTSQITVHMGKMAAGSNPLAAAVQGFGDVFFLSGCIAVAGVVLSLILRRPKAAGAAPSPEEQQTDAAMMMGH; encoded by the coding sequence ATGAATCCAAGTAACACCGCAGCAGCAGAGGCGCCGTTCTCGCTGAGAGCTATACTGCCACCATTGCTGGCGATTATTGTCGGCATGATTATGGTTATTCTGGATAGCACCGCGGTCAATGTGGCCGTTCCGAATCTGGTGCAATATTTCGATACGGATCTGAAAACCGTTCAATGGGCGATTACCGGCTACACGCTTGCCCTTGCTGCTGTAATTCCGCTGGCCGGCTATATGACGGACCGGTTCGGGTCCAAGCAGGTATTCCTGACGACCATTGCCATGTTCGTTCTTGGCTCTGTGTTATGCTCTGTAGCTCAGACCTCGGGGCAGCTCGTCTTGTTCCGCGTCATTCAAGGCCTTGGCGGCGGCATGGTTGCTCCAATCGGTATGGCGATGGTCTTCAGACTCGCTCCGCCAGAGCGCAGAGGCTCTATTATGGGGATGCTCGGGATTCCTATGCTGCTGGCTCCGGCCCTGGGGCCGATTCTTTCGGGATGGCTGGTGGAGTATGTGAGCTGGCACTGGATTTTCCTGATTAACCTGCCAATTGGTATTGTAGGTATTATTCTGGGTCTTAAATATTTGCCGGTGACTGAGAAAAAGGGAAGAGCCCACCTCGATATCTTCGGAATCATTCTGGCTCCGCTCGCCTTCTCGATGCTGGCTTATGGCGTCAATCAAGGCGGCGGAGAGAGCTGGACTTCAACCGGGGCTATCGTAGGCTTGTCGGTTGGCGGAGCCGCATTGATCGTATTTGTCATTGTTGAACTGCTGCAAAAGCATCCGCTGCTGGAGCTGCGCGTCTTCCGTTCCTCAGACTTCACGCGCGGAATTATTTTGTCTTGGGTCACTCAGGCGGCATTGTTCGGCTCCATGCTGTTCGTTCCGCTGTATCTTCAGCAAATCCGCAATTACACGCCGCTTGAGACTGGGCTGATCCTGCTTCCCCAGGCACTGGCTTCCGGAGTAGGGATGCCGCTGGGCGGCCGCTTGTTTGACCGGATCGGTGCGCGTCCACTGGTATTTGTAGGTCTCAGTATTATATCGACGGCCCTGTTCTTGCTCTCAGGAGTTACAGTAGACACTAGCCTTCCTATTATTATGCTGTGTCTGGTCATGATGGGCCTTGGTATGGGCCTGTCGATGATGCCGGTCAATACCCATGTTCTAAACTCTGCGCCGCGTGAATGGGTGAACCGGGTTACCCCGCTTACCGCCGCTGCCCAGCAGGTTGTAGTATCGTTCGCCGTTGCCGGCATGACCGGTTACCTGACCAGCCAGATTACCGTGCATATGGGTAAAATGGCGGCCGGAAGCAATCCGCTTGCCGCTGCCGTGCAAGGCTTCGGGGATGTCTTCTTCCTTTCGGGCTGCATCGCCGTAGCTGGTGTGGTGCTCAGTCTGATTCTGCGCCGTCCGAAAGCAGCAGGCGCTGCACCTTCTCCTGAAGAACAGCAGACGGATGCCGCGATGATGATGGGGCATTAA
- a CDS encoding FtsW/RodA/SpoVE family cell cycle protein — MIEQSKKDLERYLDTVCAEVRAKGMHREIRDELSGHFTDLVTERLELGADEEEAQRYAIAQLGDPQAVGKELHRIHKPRIPWGLLAGVLLLSAVSLLGMAAVEAGFGDYYKIPDALMLRQSVYIVLGIAVMAIMYFINFKHLQRSSGWIYGAALMAIGVSMLLGLEVTNGVRRYVGILGLFFDVVGYSPYVFVVALAGIWNRQGFMKSWSGRTRDLAELSLLLLPAVIYAVIPAFPELIIYMAVSLTLYVRMTRRWIRGSVIAVTFLTGGAIYVWNHLHLRERIIAAFQADQRDTGAGWYLNSVIHNTLTSAGWRGQGMGYRIAEERLLFPYTDLFPVYLIQTFGWAGGLLLLMLTCWFVLKMVFYARAVSDTYGRMLILALALMLSIRLIYGLTILTGRMPLISIPFPFLSYGQHVFIEFAALGLLMGVYRRKDMLPAGQAPSSL; from the coding sequence ATGATAGAGCAGAGTAAGAAGGATTTGGAGCGTTATCTGGATACAGTATGCGCAGAAGTTAGAGCCAAAGGGATGCACAGAGAAATCCGCGATGAGCTCAGCGGACACTTCACAGATCTGGTGACGGAGCGGCTGGAGCTTGGTGCTGACGAAGAAGAGGCTCAGCGGTATGCGATCGCGCAACTGGGAGACCCGCAGGCCGTAGGCAAAGAGCTGCACCGGATTCATAAACCGCGCATTCCCTGGGGTCTGCTGGCGGGTGTACTGTTGTTGTCGGCGGTGAGTCTGCTGGGGATGGCAGCTGTGGAGGCGGGGTTTGGGGATTATTACAAAATTCCTGATGCTCTTATGCTGCGCCAATCTGTGTATATCGTTCTTGGGATCGCGGTCATGGCTATCATGTATTTTATCAATTTCAAACACTTGCAGCGGAGTTCAGGGTGGATTTATGGCGCAGCATTAATGGCGATCGGCGTCAGTATGTTGCTGGGTCTTGAGGTGACGAATGGTGTTAGGCGTTATGTGGGCATCCTAGGACTCTTCTTCGACGTGGTCGGATATAGTCCTTATGTATTTGTAGTTGCTCTGGCAGGGATATGGAACAGGCAGGGCTTCATGAAGTCATGGAGCGGACGAACAAGAGACTTGGCGGAATTGTCGTTACTGCTGCTGCCGGCCGTGATTTATGCGGTTATCCCCGCTTTTCCTGAACTGATTATATATATGGCTGTATCCCTGACACTCTATGTCCGGATGACCCGCCGCTGGATTAGAGGTTCGGTGATTGCTGTCACATTTCTAACGGGCGGGGCAATCTATGTTTGGAATCACCTGCATCTCCGGGAGCGGATCATCGCGGCCTTTCAAGCGGATCAGAGGGATACCGGCGCTGGGTGGTACTTAAATAGTGTAATTCACAACACGTTAACCTCCGCAGGCTGGAGGGGACAGGGAATGGGCTACAGAATTGCGGAAGAACGATTGTTGTTTCCGTACACGGACCTTTTTCCCGTGTATTTGATCCAAACCTTCGGCTGGGCCGGGGGGCTGCTGCTCCTCATGTTAACCTGTTGGTTTGTGCTGAAAATGGTCTTCTACGCCCGCGCGGTAAGCGACACTTACGGCCGGATGCTGATCCTGGCACTGGCTCTGATGCTCTCCATTCGTCTAATCTATGGGCTGACTATACTCACCGGCAGAATGCCGCTGATCTCCATACCGTTCCCGTTCCTGAGCTACGGCCAACATGTCTTCATTGAATTCGCGGCTCTGGGGCTGCTGATGGGGGTCTACCGGCGGAAGGATATGCTCCCTGCGGGACAAGCTCCATCTTCACTATAG